agaggggaggacggggggtagatacagagagggaaagagagagagaggacaggggggatagatacagagagagaggacgggggtagatacagagagagagaggacagggggggtagatacagagagggaaagagagagaggggtgacagggggtagatacagagagggaaagagagaggacaggggggtagatacagagagggaaagagagagaggacggaggggtagatagagaggaggggaaagagggagagaggacattggggtagatacagagagagaggacagggggtagatacagagagggaaaggagagagagagggggtagatacagagaggagggaaagagagagaggacagggggtagatacaggggggtagagagggaaagagagaggacggggggtagatacagagagggaaagagagagaggacagggggtagatacagagagagaggacaggggtagatacagagagggaaagagagagaggacaggggggtagatacagagagggaaagagagagaggacggggggatacagagagggaaagagagagaggacagggggggtagatacagagagggaaagagagagaggacagggggtagatacagagagagaggacagggggtagatacagagagggaaagagagagagacaggggtagatacagagagagaggacagggggtagataaagagagagaggacggggggtagatacagagagggaaagagagagaggacagggggggtagatacagagagagaggacaggggggtagatacagagagagaggacggggggtagatacagagagggaaagagagagaggacggggggatagatacagagagagaggacggggggtagatacagagagggaaagagagagaggacggggggtagatacagagagagaggatgggggtagatacagagagagaggacggggtagatacagagagagaggacggggtagatacagagagggaaagagagagaggacggggggtagatacagagagagaggacagggggtagatacagagagagaggagaagaggaagcagatacagagagggaaagagagagaggacagggggggtagatacagagagagaggacagggggtagatacagagagagaggacggggggtagatacagagaggggaaagagagagaggacggggggggtagatacagagagggaaagagagaggacggggggtagatacagagagggaaagagagagaggacagggggggtagatacagagagggaaagagagagaggacaggggggtagatacaaagagagaggacagggggtagatacagagagggaaagagagagaggacagggggtagatacagagagagaggacaggggggtagatacagagagagaggacggggggggtagatacagagagggaaagagagagaggacagggggggggtagatacagagagagaggacagggggtagatacagagagagaggacagggggtagatacagagagggaaagagagagaggacggggggggatagatacagagagagaggacgggggggtagatacagagagggaaagagagagaggacggggtagatacagagagagagggacggggggtagataagagagaggacggggtagatacagagagagaggacgggggtagatacagagagggaaagagagagagacggggggtagatacagagagagagacaggggggtagatacagagagagaggacggggggtagatacagagaggggaaagagagagaggacagggggggtagatacagagagagagacagggggtagatacagagagagaggacggggtagatacagagagggaaagagagagaggacgggggggGGTAGAtactgagagggaaagagagagggacggggggtagatacagagaggtacagagagggaaagagagacggaaagagagcgagaaaaagagagatcaCAGTGATTTCTTGTACATGAAGGCATAACACATTGGTTACTGGACATCTTTGGTTTCAAAGCCGGTCCATGGATGCACAAGCTTTAACAAACAGGAGGTTTATCACGTGGGCAGCATTACTACATTTCACAAGAGCAGTGCAACGAAGGTGTGAGCAGGAATCTAATATGAATGGATGCTTCACACTCAATGTTCTTGTAATTACAATGTCATAAAGATCAACACGTCGTCCACTGACGTGTCCTACAAGGTGGAAACAAAGTGTAAAAAACAGACCTTTTTAATACCCCAACTAGATCAGGTTGAggtacagacactacagacactacagtaccacacagcctcccctcctcctctctccccctccctatcttcgaattccccctccctctctcctccctccttctctctcccctccctctctcctacccctccctccctctctccctccctccttctccctcccctccctatctaattcccctcctctctcctccctccttctctctcccctccctctctcctaattccccctccctccctctcccctccctccttctctctcccctccctatctcctaattccccctccctctctcctcccctccttctctctccctccctctccccaattcccctcctccctctcccctccctccttctctctccccctccctatctcctggttcctccctctctctccctctccgatTCCCTCTCTTCAAACCTCAGCCTCCTGCCCCTGAGACAGCTGACCAGACCCTATACTTCCATCTGATCCCAGATGACCACTAGACTCTGTAGTGAGAACTGATGTCTGATCAAGTACTGAATTTGACCCAAACTCTGGATGACCACTAGACTCTGTAGTGAGAACTGATGTCTGATCAAGTACTGAATTTGACCCAAACTCTAGTTGCGAGTTCTGACTGGAGTCAGGATTTTGATTGGTCTCTGGGTTGGGTCCTGACTTAGAGCCAGGACTTTGATTGGTCTCTGCAGTTCTGTGTGTGCTGCTGATAGGATGAGCCCAGCTCCTTCCACTTCATGCGGTTGGCTGCTATCCCATCAACCATAGGCTTCAGCTTCACATTAAGCTTCATCAGAGCCTAGAGGGGAGACAGTGTGGGAGACTGACTTAGAAGGGGCTGTATCGCAGACAGACACCGCTCATTTCATGCAGGATGACTGAGAAAAAGGAGAAATAAAGACATTTCAGAAGACATCATACTGTGAAAACATACAGGTCTGGACTAAATGAAAGTACTGGACATAGATTTTATTGCGTAGGATTTCCCCTTGAACTTGGTGTGTCAGTAACAAACAGACTAGATGGGTTTAGAACAGGCGAGTCCGTTACCTGGTAGAGGGGCTTACAGATCCCATCTATCCACTCCAGCTGCAGGGCGGGCAGCTCGTCTTTACGATTACGGTCAAAGATGGCCTGAGccgagagacggggggagggggggttacaGTATCATCCTGGCACTCCTAATCACTTAACTAACTTTAGTTATTTCATCCCAACAGTTGAATATCTAAAGAAAGACCTCCCTAGATCAAGGCTCACGCTTGGGAACCCAGAGGGCGTTAGAAAGATACTGAAGCTCAGCAGAAGGAAAGATAAAATTCGACTTCCTAAATGCTGTGCAGACTAAAGGTGCTTTAATGGAGTTTGGACTCAAGGGAATCAAGGTCGTAGTGGATGGAGAGTTAATATCAAAGTTGATGATCTGACATTGAAGATAAGTTTATTTTGAAGGGAGGGGTAGTTGGAAGTGAAGTTGTACAATGAAGTGTAATTTAACAGGAAGTGTAGTTTAACAGGAAGTGTAGTTTAACAGGAAGTGTAGTTTAACAGGAAGTGTAGTTTAATGGGAAGTGTAGTTTAACAGGAAGTGTAGTTTAATGGAAGTGTAGTTTAACAGAAGTGTAGTTTAACAGGAAGTGGTTTGAAGGAAGTGTAGTTTGAAGGGAAGTATAGTTTAATGGAAGTGTAGTTTAACAGGAAGTGTAGTTTGTGGGACGTAGTTTAACAGGAAGTGTATTTTAATGGGAAGTGGTTTAACGGGAAGTTTAGTTTAACAGGAAGTGTAATTTGAAGGGAAGTAGTTTGAAGGGAAGTGTAGTTTGAAAGGAGGTGTTACAGTAGTACTGTATTCTGCCGCTGGAGTTAACTTGAGCTCTGACCTCTCCCTGTCACCTTGCTCGAAAAACTCACTGGTCACCAACTCCGCAACCTGTCGTGGGATTTCAAAGTTATGTCAATCATGTCAATGATGATCCTATGGACTCTAGTCAAAACTAGTACATTAAGTTTTGTAACATTTCACCTGTTTGGAGATCTCCCAGGGGCGGGTCACTGCACCCAAGTCACATGCTGTCATTAGCATAGACCTGGTGATGACAGAGGTCAGAGGTTGTTTAGAACCAAACCAAGTCTCCACATAAGGAGATTGTTGATCATGGTTCAATAGACAAGTAAGAAAGATGGAAGGACCTGAGAAGTTCTCTGTGAGCCTCGTCTGTCCAGCTGAACTCTCCAGAGAGAACACGGTCAAAgaactggctcctcctcctgtttaggaTTACAGACAGAGTCAAAGAACTGGCTCTTCCTCCTGTTTAGGATTACAGACAGAGTCAAAgaactggctcctcctcctgtttaggagcacagacagagtcagagaactggctcctcctcctgtttaggagcacagacagagtcagagaactggctcctcctcctgtttaggagcacagacagagtcaaagaactggctcctcctcctgtttaggagcacagacagagtcaaagaactggctcctcctcctgtttaggaGCACAGACAGTCAAAgaactggctcctcctcctgtttaggagtacagacagagtcacagaactggctcctcctcctgtttaggagcacagacagagtcacagaactggctcctcctcctgtttaggagtacagacagagtcacagaactggctcctcctcctgtttaggagtacagacagagtcacagaactggctcctcctcctgtttaggagcacagacagagtcacagaactggctcctcctcctgtttaggaGCACAGACAGAGTCACAGAACTGGCTCCTCCTGTTTAGGAGCACAGACAGTCAAAgaactggctcctcctcctgtttaggagcacagacagagtcacagaactggctcctcctcctgtttaggaGCACAGATAGAGTCACAgaactggctcctcctcctgtttaggagcacagacagagtcacagaactggctcctcctcctgtttaggaGCACAGATAGAGTCACAgaactggctcctcctcctgtttaggaGCACAGACAAAGTCACAgaactggctcctcctcctgtttaggaGCACAGATAGAGTCACAGAACGGATACAAGGAAAAGGAGGGAGGTTCAATGGCAAAGCAGATGGGAGGAGCCTGAGTGCCGGTCTGTTTCTGTTCTACAACTGCATGTGGAAGTCTTACTGGAAGTGCAGGGTGAGGTCAGTGGAGAGGATGGCCTGTTTCAGTAGCTGCATCATACTACTGTACTCTTTGGAACACAGGTTGGCAAAGATATTATGACCCTGTTGGAAGACATGAGCAAAATATATATTAAGATATTATGACCCTGTTGGAAGACATGAGCAAAATGTATATTAACATATTATGACCCTGTTGGAAGACATGAGCAAAATATATATTAAGATATTATGACCCTGTTGGAAGACATGAGCAAAATATATATTAACATATTATGACCCTGTTGGAAGACATGAGCAAAATATATATTAAGATATTATGACCCTGTTGGAAGACATGAGCAAAATATATATTAAGATATTATGACCCTGTTGAAAAAGATATATTATCAGGTAATACATGGAAGGGGGAATGTCAGGGTTGGGGAATAAATGGAAGCTCTTAAGTAAAGGTGATGGTAGCCAAGGTCACCTCACTCTGTAGGATCATGACTGCATGGTTGAAGTGATGGTGCTCCAGAGTAGCTGATGTCCCGTAGAGCAGGGCCAGAGCAGAGCCAGTCCTGTAGGAAGCAGCAGAGGAGGGACATTCAACTGATTGATTTAACAGGGAAGATGGACGGACAGGCAgacgggcggacggacggacgtGCAGACTGACTGATCAGACTAATATCGTCctaatttttctttattttccttCATTTTCCTTATTTCTCTTCGGTGCTCAGCCGAGGTGACTCACTTGGCCTGGAAGGCGTTGTTGGTGCCACGGTGGTCTAAGTCATGGCAGAGACAACCCACCATCAACGCCAGGGTCTCTGCATCCGACAGAACATCCTGGAAACCAGCCGTCTGTGGACACAGAGGTAACTGAAGTACCGAAACTATCCAAGACATTACTAGTGTCCCAAACGGCactctattcactatatagtgcactacccttgtcccgtccctggtcaaaagtggagAACAAAATAGGTAATTTGGGACAGAACCATTGTAATTGGTTAATCTTTACTTTAATTGCCTTGGTGGGGAAACAAATTGAGGAACAATGTGAACAAAACAGTTTGCCCTgacaaaggggatgaatacttattgactcaaggcaTTTCAGCCTTAAATGTTAAATCATTTAAAAAGTTTCAACATTCCATGTtgacattacggggtattgtgtgtgggcaagtgacacaaaatctcaatttaagaaatgttttaattctggctgtaacacaacaaaatgtggaaaaagtcaaggggtgtggatTCTTGATGAAGGCACAGTAGAACCCTTTTTTGAAGGTTCTATAAGGGTTTTAAATTGAACTTTTACAGTGCTGTAGAGAACCCTTTCCTAAGGTTCTACAAAGAACCATTCAAATATGGTTCTACATACAATAGCACCAAAAAGGTTCCGCTATGCTTACAACCCTTTTCATTGTTATTGAGAACGCCTTttaatggttctttatagaacctttatGGAGAATGGTTCTTTAAAGAATCTTTGTCAATCTCAAAGATTCTACAAATAACCTTTTGAAGAACATTACACTGTGTTTTATTCTGGTTAGTCGTATTATATTGTTAAAACTCCATAGTTGTCATTATTGTGTTAACTGGTAGCTGTGGAAGGTctggggtccctgaggagaggatTGGGATCGTCTGGCTCAGCAAACAGAACTGACACAAGGTCTTACACAGAGTCTTTTACAGGACACTGTCCTGGTCATATTCAAATCTGACATGGAATAACACAACAGATTAGATCAACTGGAATGACACTCTCACTCACGGCTGCACACATTTCTATTTGAGCAAACCCCGCCCTTACATTTTAATTATCACTAAAAGATCAAAGAACCCTTTTATGAACTGCAAAGAACCATTTAAGGGCTCAAAGGGAACTTTGACTCATTATGGTTCGGTTCCACATTGAACCATCCGCCTTACCAAAGAACCCTTGAGGAACCCTCTTTTCTAAATGTGTACATAGAGCATATTTTGTTGCGTTGACTCACTGTGATCATGAGGAACATGCACTGGCACACGTTGAAGGCATGCCTCCAGTTATGGTATGCCACCGTGCGATAGTTCTTCCTCACCGTCAACAGCCAGCGACACAGGacctgagagggaggagggacagacatAAGGAATAAATGTTTGCTTTGCTGTCGTTCTCAT
The Oncorhynchus gorbuscha isolate QuinsamMale2020 ecotype Even-year unplaced genomic scaffold, OgorEven_v1.0 Un_scaffold_9875, whole genome shotgun sequence DNA segment above includes these coding regions:
- the LOC124030199 gene encoding dual 3',5'-cyclic-AMP and -GMP phosphodiesterase 11A-like; this translates as AAKIPLSSELGIEEFHFNDFSLDNDAMITASLRMFLELGAVQKFKIDYDVLCRWLLTVRKNYRTVAYHNWRHAFNVCQCMFLMITTAGFQDVLSDAETLALMVGCLCHDLDHRGTNNAFQAKTGSALALLYGTSATLEHHHFNHAVMILQSEGHNIFANLCSKEYSSMMQLLKQAILSTDLTLHFQRRSQFCDFVCAPKQEEEPVL